TTTTTCCCTCCCTCTCAGAAGTTGGGGCAATGTCTTGATTTTGACCTGGTGAAAATTTTGTGTTTTGCATACCTAACGGTTCGAAAATATCATAGACAAAATCATCGAAAGACCGCTGTGCTATTTTCTCAATTATTGCCATGAGTGTTATGAAATTCAAACAGGAATAGATGATCTTTTTTCCAGGTTCCTCGATCGGCTGTATTTTCAAAATTTCTCCCAGCAGTTCTTTTCCTTTCAAGTATTTCCAGAGTTCCGAGTAAGGTTGCATGCCTGAAGTGTGCGATAAGAGTTGTTTTATCGTGATATCTGATTTTGGTTTTTCTGTGTTTATAAACCTTCCAACTGTGTCATACAAGTGCAGATAGCCTTCAGAAAAGAGTTTCATCACAGCTGTCGTTGTGGCCACAACTTTTGTTAAACTGGCAAGATCATAAATCGTATCGATGCTGGTTCTTCTTTCAAAATCGAGTGTTCCGTAAGCTTTTTCATAGACGATTTCGTCTGGCCAGCCTATCAACAGCGTAGCTCCTGGGTAAATCTTGTTCAAATGTTCTTCCACGATTCTGTCGACGTTTCTGAACAACTTCTCACTCATTTCATTTCACCCCTTGTACAGAAAACAAGCAACCCTGTGATTCTCGCTTCCGTTCAATTGTGGTCTTTCCTTTTTGCAACGCTCGAACTTATAAAAACACCTCGTAGAAAAGGCGCACCCAATGGGAGGATTCACTGGACTTGGAGGTTCTCCAAAAAGTCTCAATTTTGAAAGTTTTCTTTGGTTTGGATCCCAGCTCGGGACGGCTGACATGAGCGCTCTTGTGTAAGGATGAACAGGATTTTCAAAAATCTCTGTGGCATCACCTTCTTCCACTACATTCCCTAAATACATCACGATCAGCTTGTTGCTCATATGATATACCAGATCGAGATTGTGGGAGATAAAAAGGTACGACATGTTGTATTCTTCTCTCAGTTCTTGAAGCAAATTCACTATTTGGCTTTGCACAGAAACGTCCAATGCCGATGTGGGTTCATCGCAAACGATCAGTTTTGGTTTCAAGGCTATAGCCCTAGCTATAGCAATTCGTTGCCTTTGACCACCTGAAAACTCGTGTGGATAACGCGATAGATGTTCTCTATGGAGACCCACCTTTGCTA
This region of Pseudothermotoga sp. genomic DNA includes:
- a CDS encoding ATP-binding cassette domain-containing protein, whose translation is MIISLRKVKKYFPIRAGVFLQIVGWVRALEEINLDINENETVGVVGESGCGKTTLGRIVARILQPTSGRLEFQGVDVTKRSSKNIEKLFRRTVQMIFQDPFNSLDPRMTIADVVREPLEAHRVFESRKEMEDYVVELLAKVGLHREHLSRYPHEFSGGQRQRIAIARAIALKPKLIVCDEPTSALDVSVQSQIVNLLQELREEYNMSYLFISHNLDLVYHMSNKLIVMYLGNVVEEGDATEIFENPVHPYTRALMSAVPSWDPNQRKLSKLRLFGEPPSPVNPPIGCAFSTRCFYKFERCKKERPQLNGSENHRVACFLYKG
- a CDS encoding beta-lactamase family protein; translation: MSEKLFRNVDRIVEEHLNKIYPGATLLIGWPDEIVYEKAYGTLDFERRTSIDTIYDLASLTKVVATTTAVMKLFSEGYLHLYDTVGRFINTEKPKSDITIKQLLSHTSGMQPYSELWKYLKGKELLGEILKIQPIEEPGKKIIYSCLNFITLMAIIEKIAQRSFDDFVYDIFEPLGMQNTKFSPGQNQDIAPTSEREGKRLVGFPDDELAYYLGGVSGNAGLFSNVKDLFRFMSALLKGEIVPRQVVRLFTQTVVEASNGKRHLGWMCPSSNTSSGDVLTEKAFGHSGFTGTTIWCREDGLFVIFLTNKGFIKRHEDEITRVRILLHNLVFSSISERKELF